In Pyrus communis chromosome 1, drPyrComm1.1, whole genome shotgun sequence, the following are encoded in one genomic region:
- the LOC137716535 gene encoding receptor protein-tyrosine kinase CEPR1-like has translation MASYNHTTFVLSIFLIIYSLFNPSQAVIRTNTSQSEFFVLIIKSVSANAGNSLSDWDVKGGKPYCNFSGVTCNNEGYVVELDISSRSLSGNFPAGICSYLPQLRVLRFGRNNLRGDFVDSITNCSFLEELNMEHLYLSQTLPDFSPMKSLKVLDMSYNLFIGKFPMSVFNLTNLEVLNFNENEGFNLWQLPEDITRLTKLKSMILTTCMIEGKIPASIGKMTSLVDLELSGNFLGGEIPAEIGLLKNLKQLELYYNQLVGTIPEELGNLTGLVELDMSVNKLTGRIPESICRLPKLQVLQLYNNSLSGEIPSAIADSKTLSMLSLYDNFLTGEIPRNLGHSSPMIVLDLSENHFSGPLPTEVCKGGELLYFLMLDNKLSGEIPESYSECQSLLRFRLSHNHLEGSIPAGLLSLPHVSIFDLGYNNLSGQIADTIGRARNLSELFIQSNKISGVLPPAVSGAISLVKIDISNNLLSGPIPSAIGNLKKLNLLMLQGNKLNSSIPDSLSSLKSLNVLDLSDNLLTGNIPESLVELLPNSINFTNNKLSGPIPLSLIKGGLVESFSGNPGLCVKVSSDQNNFPICSQSLNKKKLNSFWVVTVSVVFLLIGALLFLKRRFGRRAEVEHDGILSSSFFSYDVKSFHRISFDHREVIEAMVDKNIVGDGGSGTVYKIELSSGDVIAVKRLWSRKAKDSAEDQLFIHKELKAEVETLGSIRHKNIVKLYCYFSSSDCNLLVYEYMPNGNLWDALHKGWIHLDWPTRHQIALGIAQGLAYLHHDLLLPIIHRDIKSTNILLDVNNQPKVADFGIAKVLQARAGKDSTTTVIAGTYGYLAPEYAYSSKATTKCDVYSFGVVLMELITGKKPVEAEFGDNKNIIYWVSTKVDTKEGASEVLDKRLSDSFKEEMIQVLRIAVRCTYKAPSLRPSMKKVVQLLIEADPCRFDSCKSSTKTKEAPNVTKVKNPYEL, from the exons ATGGCTTCTTATAATCATACCACCTTCGTCCTTTCTATCTTTCTTATAATTTACTCGCTTTTTAATCCGTCTCAAGCCGTCATCCGTACAAATACTAGCCAGTCTGAGTTTTTTGTGCTCATAATAAAGTCTGTTTCAGCTAACGCCGGGAACTCCCTGTCAGATTGGGATGTCAAAGGAGGGAAACCTTACTGCAACTTCTCCGGTGTCACCTGCAACAACGAAGGGTATGTTGTCGAGCTTGATATATCCAGTAGGTCACTCTCCGGTAACTTTCCTGCAGGCATCTGCTCTTACCTGCCTCAGTTGCGTGTTCTCCGTTTTGGACGTAACAATCTCCGGGGTGACTTTGTGGACAGCATCACCAACTGCTCATTCTTGGAAGAGCTCAACATGGAACATTTGTACCTCAGTCAGACGCTTCCGGATTTTTCACCCATGAAATCTCTGAAGGTTCTTGACATGTCGTACAATTTGTTCATAGGCAAGTTCCCCATGTCAGTGTTCAACCTCACCAATCTTGAGGTACTCAACTTCAACGAAAACGAAGGTTTCAACTTGTGGCAGCTTCCGGAGGACATCACTCGGCTGACAAAGCTCAAATCTATGATCTTGACAACGTgcatgattgaaggaaagatccCGGCATCAATTGGAAAAATGACTTCTCTTGTTGATCTCGAATTGAGCGGCAATTTCCTGGGTGGTGAAATTCCGGCTGAGATCGGTTTGCTCAAGAATTTGAAACAGTTGGAGCTCTACTACAACCAACTTGTTGGAACTATACCCGAGGAGCTTGGAAATCTCACTGGCCTGGTAGAGTTAGACATGTCAGTCAATAAGCTGACTGGAAGGATTCCGGAATCTATTTGTCGCCTTCCCAAGCTCCAAGTCCTTCAGCTTTACAACAACAGTCTTTCAGGTGAAATCCCAAGTGCCATCGCAGACTCGAAAACACTGAGCATGCTGTCGCTTTATGACAACTTCCTGACAGGAGAAATTCCTCGAAATCTGGGGCACTCATCACCAATGATTGTCCTAGACTTGTCCGAGAACCATTTTTCCGGTCCATTGCCAACGGAGGTTTGCAAGGGAGGTGAGTTACTCTACTTTCTTATGCTGGACAATAAGTTATCCGGAGAGATACCAGAGAGCTACTCAGAATGCCAGTCTCTTCTTCGATTTCGACTTAGCCATAATCATCTGGAGGGCTCAATACCTGCAGGACTTCTTAGTCTTCCCCATGTTTCGATCTTTGATTTGGGTTACAATAATTTGAGTGGTCAGATTGCAGATACAATTGGAAGAGCTAGAAACTTGTCAGAATTGTTTATACAAAGCAACAAGATTTCAGGTGTTCTACCACCTGCAGTCTCTGGAGCAATCAGCCTAGTAAAGATTGACATCAGTAATAATCTTCTTTCTGGTCCAATTCCTTCTGCAATTGGAAACTTAAAGAAGCTTAATTTACTGATGTTACAAGGCAACAAGCTCAACTCTTCCATTCCCGATTCTCTTTCTTCACTAAAATCTCTCAATGTTCTTGATCTCTCCGACAACCTCTTGACCGGAAACATCCCAGAGAGTCTCGTTGAATTATTACCAAACTCCATCAACTTCACAAACAATAAGCTTTCTGGTCCAATTCCTCTCTCATTGATAAAAGGCGGGTTGGTGGAAAGCTTTTCCGGCAACCCAGGCCTCTGTGTTAAAGTTTCATCAGATCAAAATAATTTTCCCATATGTTCACAATctcttaacaaaaaaaagttgaattctttCTGGGTAGTTACAGTTTCAGTAGTCTTCCTCCTCATTGGAGCTTTGCTCTTCCTAAAGCGCCGGTTTGGAAGAAGAGCAGAGGTGGAACATGATGGGATCCTGTCCTCATCATTCTTCTCATATGATGTAAAGAGCTTCCATCGAATAAGCTTTGACCACCGCGAGGTCATTGAAGCCATGGTTGATAAGAACATAGTAGGCGATGGAGGATCAGGGACAGTGTACAAGATTGAGCTGAGCAGCGGGGATGTGATTGCAGTGAAGAGGCTGTGGAGTAGAAAAGCAAAAGATTCTGCGGAAGATCAGCTGTTCATACACAAGGAGTTGAAAGCTGAGGTCGAGACGCTGGGAAGTATAAGGCACAAAAACATTGTCAAATTGTACTGCTACTTCTCAAGCTCCGACTGCAACCTTTTGGTTTATGAGTATATGCCAAATGGTAACCTTTGGGATGCTCTTCACAAAGGTTGGATCCATCTAGATTGGCCTACTCGTCACCAGATTGCCCTCGGGATTGCGCAGGGTTTGGCATACCTCCACCATGATCTATTGCTTCCAATTATTCACAGAGATATCAAGTCTACCAACATCCTGCTTGATGTCAATAACCAACCCAAGGTTGCAGATTTTGGCATAGCCAAGGTTTTACAAGCAAGAGCAGGAAAAGATTCCACCACCACTGTTATTGCTGGGACTTATGGTTACTTAGCCCCAG AatatgcatattcatccaaagCAACAACTAAGTGTGACGTCTACAGTTTTGGGGTAGTTTTGATGGAGCTGATAACAGGGAAGAAGCCAGTGGAGGCAGAGTTTGGAGACAACAAGAACATCATATATTGGGTTTCAACCAAAGTGGACACCAAAGAAGGAGCTTCGGAGGTGCTGGACAAGCGATTATCGGACTCATTCAAGGAGGAGATGATCCAGGTTCTTCGCATTGCCGTTCGATGCACCTACAAGGCGCCTTCGCTGCGCCCGAGCATGAAGAAGGTCGTTCAGCTGCTGATTGAAGCTGACCCTTGCAGATTTGATTCATGCAAGTCATCAACTAAGACCAAAGAAGCACCAAATGTGACAAAGGTCAAGAACCCTTACGAGTTATGA